A single window of Salvelinus namaycush isolate Seneca chromosome 11, SaNama_1.0, whole genome shotgun sequence DNA harbors:
- the LOC120056282 gene encoding olfactomedin-like protein 2B — MNVKDIEELGLSKPPGVKPSLANHLNPSSVTNRHFYLLLGDYDKVKTLSEGSDCRCKCIVRPLSRSACRRIEEGAAKAEDFYTVETVTSGPNCKKCACIAPPSALNPCEGDYRFKKLQEAGKDDIKLSTIMELLEGAFYGMDLLKLHSVTTKLLNRVDNIEKTFSRNHTEKEKVSVRSCSSEENEREKERRAQQRMEKRKRLTELEPSLQKDTAAAYANTEKKYEERYVGAKGQGATRPMLKRSQPEDREEPQWPLKGKVGPNGMVIRGVTFYKANTVDDGAGEELTEEVLSGDGSMDLLIDDQLLRPTQPRPVAGPPTPASQDRKGNPDDQATDTPKTATSPQRNPITSAPGATGTPSTTVSIPTTTTIQTNTNTTVATTTTTIQPATTTTTTQPATTTTTTQPATTTTTTQPATTTKPETVSVLTTSPTTALQNVNSTTAPTSKVTSAPRPKHHISWTEGHSEVPSATPKVPGLCKDTLATISDPVTHNTYGRKEGAWMKDPKGNGNLIYVTNYYYGNNLLEFRDMDTFKKGRFTNSYKLPYNWIGTGHVVYNGAFYYNRAFSRDIIKFDLRLRYVAAWTTLHDAVFEEEEDTSWRWRGHSDIDFGVDESGLWLVYPALDEEGFHQEVIMLNRVNPADLSLQSTFRTGLRRHFYGNSFVICGVLYAVDNFERIHANISYAYDTHTHTQMIPRLPFTNNYTYTTQIDYNPKDKKLYAWDNGHQVTYDVIFAY; from the exons CTGCTGGGTgattatgacaaagtgaaaacgctGTCGGAAGGCTCTGACTGTCGCTGTAAATGTATTGTCAGACCCCTGAGCAGAAGTGCCTGCAGGCGGATAGAGGAGGGTGCAGCAAAGGCCGAAGACTTTTACACAGTGGAGACTGTGACATCGGGGCCCAATTGTAAAAAGTGTGCATGCATAGCCCCGCCCTCTGCTCTGAATCCCTGCGAGGGAGATTACAGGTTCAAGAAGCTGCAGGAGGCGGGGAAAGATGACATCAAG CTCTCAACAATAATGGAGTTACTGGAGGGAGCGTTTTACGGGATGGATCTGTTAAAGTTACACTCAGTTACAACTAAACTTCTCAACAGGGTTGACAATATAGAAAAG ACCTTTTCTCGTAACCACACGGAGAAGGAGAAAGTGAGTGTGAGGAGCTGCTCTAgtgaggagaatgagagagagaaggagagaagagcaCAGCAGAGGATGGAAAAGAGAAAACGTCTAACTGAGCTGGAGCCGTCCCTGCAGAAGGATACGGCTGCAGCCTATGCTAACACAGAG AAGAAGTATGAGGAGCGCTACGTGGGGGCCAAGGGCCAGGGGGCCACCAGGCCCATGCTGAAGAGGAGCCAgccagaggacagggaggagccCCAGTGGCCCCTGAAAGGCAAGGTGGGGCCCAACGGCATGGTCATCAGAGGGGTGACCTTCTACAAGGCCAACACAGTGGACGATGGAGCCGGTGAAGAGCTCA CAGAGGAAGTCCTGAGCGGTGATGGTTCCATGGACCTACTCATCGATGACCAGCTACTGAGACCCACACAACCCAGACCTGTGGCAGGCCCCCCAACACCTGCATCCCAAGACAGGAAGGGGAACCCAGATGACCAGGCGACTGACACCCCCAAAACAGCCACTAGTCCCCAAAGGAATCCCATTACATCTGCCCCTGGAGCTACCGGGACACCATCAACCACTGTTTCCATCCcgaccaccaccaccattcaAACAAACACTAACACAACGGTTGCGACCACCACAACCACCATTCAACCAGcgactaccacaaccaccactcaACCAGcgactaccacaaccaccactcaACCAGcgactaccacaaccaccactcaACCAGCGACCACTACAAAACCTGAAACCGTGTCTGTTTTGACCACGTCTCCAACCACTGCACTGCAAAATGTCAACAGCACCACAGCCCCGACAAGCAAGGTGACTAGTGCGCCCAGACCCAAGCATCACATCAGCTGGACAGAGGGCCACTCAGAGGTTCCCTCGGCGACCCCTAAAGTCCCTG GCCTGTGCAAAGACACTCTGGCCACCATCTCTGACCCAGTGACCCATAATACCTACGGCCGGAAGGAAGGTGCCTGGATGAAGGACCCGAAGGGCAACGGAAATTTAATCTATGTCACCAACTACTACTATGGCAACAACCTACTGGAATTCCGCGACATGGACACCTTCAAAAAAG GACGCTTCACCAATTCCTACAAGCTGCCGTACAACTGGATCGGCACGGGTCACGTCGTATACAACGGAGCCTTCTACTACAACAGGGCCTTCTCCCGTGACATCATCAAGTTTGACTTGCGTCTACGCTACGTTGCGGCCTGGACAACGCTGCATGACGCAGTgttcgaggaggaggaggacacctcCTGGAGGTGGCGAGGACACTCGGACATCGACTTTGGGGTGGACGAGAGCGGCCTGTGGTTGGTGTACCCTGCGCTGGACGAGGAGGGCTTCCACCAGGAAGTAATCATGCTAAACCGTGTGAACCCGGCTGACCTCAGCCTCCAGAGTACGTTCAGAACAGGCCTGAGGAGACACTTCTACGGAAACTCCTTTGTCATCTGTGGCGTCCTGTACGCGGTGGACAACTTTGAGCGTATCCACGCCAATATATCCTACGCCtatgacacgcacacacacacccagatgaTCCCCAGATTACCGTTCACCAACAACTACACGTACACAACGCAAATCGACTACAACCCCAAGGACAAAAAGCTGTACGCATGGGACAACGGTCACCAGGTGACCTACGATGTTATATTTGCATATTAA